From the Paraflavitalea soli genome, the window TAACCCGCGGGAATGGTAATGTATACAAACATTGCCTCGCGGGTGCTTTCCAGGCGGTATTCACCAGCCTGGCTGGTCCATACGATATTGGCGCCGTCGGTCACTGCCACCTGCGGTAATGGCTTTCCATTGCTATCAGTAACCTTTCCTTTTAGCAGTACATGAACGGAGGGTGACTTAGCCTGAGCAAAGACACCAACAGCCCCCGTCAGGAGTAGCACCATTAAATATATTGACCTTAAATACCTCATTATTTGATGCTTCTTTTTCCTACTTCGTTAGCTTACATGAACCGCCTTTAGAAGGTGGGCCGCCCTGCCGCGCAGCCATGCGGGACTGCAGGGCGACTCACCTTTTAGTCTTAGCCTTCAGCCCTGGCGGATGCTGTATCCTAACAGCTAATACCTAATGGCTAATTCCTTAATTCTTTATTCCATCCTTGATAGCATCCCATAAAGGTTGCTTGAGTCTATTGTATTGCGGGGCATACACGTGCACCACATCAAACAGCATGATACCGCCGGATGTGTTGTTGAGTATGTACTTGATAGCCCTGGATATTTCTCCTTTGTTGGGCCAGTCTACATTACCCATGTCGATACTGGCGTATAAAGGCATCTTGTTCTTAGTGATGTATTTGGTGCCGTTGATAGACCCTTCCACACTCCACCAATGGTATTTGAGATTGGCCGTGGCGGCATTTTCAGACAACAGAATCTGAGTGAAGTAGTTGCCCGTCATCAGCAGGTCAAGCTGCTCGGCATAACCGTTCTCATTGTATCCGGGATAAGCCCAGTCAAAGCGGATCTCCTGGTCATTAAATGGATCGTAGTCCTGGCTGGCCCAGTTGACGCCTACCTGGTAATAAGTAGTGTACCAGGCGCCCACGTACACGCCAAAACTTACATTCGGCTTCACACTCTTAACGGCAGCACGGGCTTTTTTGAAGAAGTCGTGGATAACACTGGTGCGGTAGATCAACCATTTTTTATAATACTTACCGGTGGTAGCTGGTAATACCTGTCCGCTGGATGTTTTCCAGGTCGTCACAATATCCGTCGGGAACTTCATGTTGGCCGCATCGGCATCATTGTACTTGTCCTGCAGGAATTTGATGAACTGGGCTTTGCTGAAATCGGAGAAGTCGGCATCGATATCGGTGTAGCGGGCATAGTCGAGGATCATACCGTCGATATCATACTTACCTACGATCTCTTTTACAATATTGAGGGCACGTTCCTGCACAACGGGCTGAGCAGGATTTACAAACGCATTGCGCCCGGTAGAAGTAACGGGTACACGGTTGCCATTTACATCGCAAACAATGCTTTCATATTGTTTGAAAGCAGGATCGTCGAATACCTTACCGATCTGGCGGTTGCCATCACCCTCTACCATGGTAACGATAGAGGTATATATCTTGAAGCTGCGTTTACGGGCTTCCTTGATCATATACCCTACATAATCCACGCCGTCGGGCAAAGATTTGCCATCCAGGGTAGTAAGTTGTTTGGTATAAGCGCTGGGGTACATGGTATAACCGGTACTGCCTTTTACATCGATCACCAGTCCGGTAACACCCGACTGTTGCAAGGTGTCCAGCACTTTCTTCAGTTCTGTCGTATCATTCAATCTTCCGTAGGTACCAAAGACATTGGAGCGGGCGTCTACCCAGGCTATTACATTCCGGCCTGGTTTTGTCACAACGGTGGTATCTTCCGGCGGTGTAGTAGGCGGGCCTCCACCTGAATCTGATTTTTTACAGGCCACCGACATGACCACGCAGGTCAGGATCAGGCAGGGATAAAAAAGAGAAGGTTTCATTATGGACAGTTTAGTTGATAGAAGAATTCGGTCAGCTGCTGGTTACAGGTGGCAGGAGGGTGATGGTTACCACTGGCCTACAACCTGTAACTGGCAACAGTTAATCCATTAAGGTGCATAGTTGGTAAACTCATGGGCCATGATGCCGCCATTGGTCAGCAGCATGTACACCTGCATACGCTCCCGGTTGTTGGAGTATCCCACAGCGATATCGGCAGTACCATTACCATTGGCAGTGCCGGTAAAGGTGGGAGATGTAAATACGTTCAAAGCTGAATAGTTGGGATCAGTAGGTGGCAGCCCCATCATCGATGTTTTGGTAACATCAAAGAGTGCTATCTGCACCTGGTTCAGGTCATAGGAATTAATATATTTTACGATCGACAGGTAATTGGCATTGTTGAACCTGTTGTAAGCGGTAGGCATGGTGAATACTACGGGGTAAGGCAGTGTTAATGCGGCCATTCTTTCGTGGGTAGTACCATTTACCAGGGCTACTTCAAACTGGTAATTAATGAAATAGTCAGCATTGGCACTTGTTCCGATGGGCTGGGCTTCTGCATAATAACCCATGAATACGGAGGAACCACCGGTCACTGATTTATACGTGATCACTTCAGGTGTCTGGCTTACGGCTGCGCCGTTCACAATTCGCCATTTGTAGATAACAGCCGATTGTCCGGCAGGCGCCATGATCACAGCAT encodes:
- a CDS encoding alpha amylase family protein, with product MKPSLFYPCLILTCVVMSVACKKSDSGGGPPTTPPEDTTVVTKPGRNVIAWVDARSNVFGTYGRLNDTTELKKVLDTLQQSGVTGLVIDVKGSTGYTMYPSAYTKQLTTLDGKSLPDGVDYVGYMIKEARKRSFKIYTSIVTMVEGDGNRQIGKVFDDPAFKQYESIVCDVNGNRVPVTSTGRNAFVNPAQPVVQERALNIVKEIVGKYDIDGMILDYARYTDIDADFSDFSKAQFIKFLQDKYNDADAANMKFPTDIVTTWKTSSGQVLPATTGKYYKKWLIYRTSVIHDFFKKARAAVKSVKPNVSFGVYVGAWYTTYYQVGVNWASQDYDPFNDQEIRFDWAYPGYNENGYAEQLDLLMTGNYFTQILLSENAATANLKYHWWSVEGSINGTKYITKNKMPLYASIDMGNVDWPNKGEISRAIKYILNNTSGGIMLFDVVHVYAPQYNRLKQPLWDAIKDGIKN